One region of Etheostoma spectabile isolate EspeVRDwgs_2016 chromosome 21, UIUC_Espe_1.0, whole genome shotgun sequence genomic DNA includes:
- the LOC116671747 gene encoding cytohesin-1 isoform X1 has protein sequence MGTVSELCASSFQAFLCATVRPGAPATATVPDDLSPEERQELESIRRRKQELLQDIQRLKNEIAEVTNEIDSLGITEERKSMQRNKQMAMGRKKFNMDPKKGIRFLIDSSLLKNTSNDIAQFLYKGEGLNKTAIGDYLGERDDFNIEVLHAFLELHEFTDLNLVQALRQFLWSFRLPGEAQKIDRMMEAFALRYCRCNPGVFQSTDTCYVLSFAVIMLNTSLHNPNVKDKPSVQRFTAMNRGINDGGDLPEELLRNLYDSIKNEPFKIPEDDGNDLTHTFFNPDREGWLLKLGGRVKTWKRRWFILTDNCLYYFEYTTDKEPRGIIPLENLSIREVDDSKKPNCFELFISDHKDQVIKACKTEADGRVVEGNHTFYRISAPTAEEKDEWINSIKAAISKDPFYEMLATRKKKVSSLKGL, from the exons ATGGGGACTGTAAGTGAGCTGTGTGCCTCCAGTTTTCAGGCGTTTCTCTGTGCTACGGTGCGTCCAGGGGCACCTGCTACAGCCACAG TGCCTGATGACCTCAGTCCAGAGGAGAGACAGGAGCTGGAAAGCATCCGCCGCAGAAAACAAGAGCTACTGCAGGACATACAA AGGCTGAAGAATGAGATAGCAGAGGTGACCAATGAGATTGACAGCCTGGGCATAACTGAAGAGAG aaaaagtaTGCAGAGGAATAAACAGATGGCCATGGGCCGAAAGAAGTTCAACATGGACCCCAAGAAG GGGATTCGCTTCTTGATTGACAGCTCCCTGCTGAAAAACACCAGCAACGACATCGCCCAATTTCTCTACAAGGGTGAGGGGCTTAATAAAACCGCTATCGGCGACTACCTAGGGGAGAG AGATGACTTCAACATTGAGGTTCTGCACGCTTTCCTGGAGTTACACGAGTTCACAGACTTGAACCTGGTTCAGGCTCTCAGGCAGTTCCTGTGGAGCTTCAGGCTGCCGGGTGAGGCTCAGAAGATTGACCGCATGATGGAGGCGTTCGCCCTGCGATACTGTCGCTGTAACCCCGGAGTGTTTCAGAGCACAg ATACCTGTTATGTGTTGTCATTTGCTGTGATCATGTTGAACACCAGCCTACACAACCCTAATGTGAAGGACAAACCCTCCGTTCAGAGATTCACAGCGATGAACAGAGGCATCAATGATGGAGGAGACCTGCCAGAGGAGCTACTCAGG AACCTGTACGACAGCATCAAGAATGAACCCTTTAAGATCCCAGAGGATGATGGAAATGACCTCACACACACCTTCTTTAACCCTGACAGAGAAGGATGGCTGCTGAAACTCG GTGGACGAGTTAAGACCTGGAAGAGACGCTGGTTTATTCTTACAGATAACTGCCTCTACTACTTTGAATACACGACT GATAAAGAACCCAGAGGAATCATTCCACTGGAAAATCTGAGTATCAGAGAAGTTGATGACTCCAAGAAACCG AACTGCTTTGAGCTCTTCATCTCAGACCACAAAGATCAGGTGATCAAAGCATGCAAGACGGAGGCAGACGGACGCGTTGTCGAGGGAAACCACACCTTTTACAGAATCTCCGCCCCGACCGCAGAGGAGAAGGATGAATGGATCAACAGCATCAA AGCCGCCATCAGCAAAGACCCGTTCTACGAGATGCTGGCTACTCGGAAGAAGAAGGTCTCCTCTCTGAAGGGGCTGTAG
- the LOC116671747 gene encoding cytohesin-1 isoform X3 — protein sequence MQRNKQMAMGRKKFNMDPKKGIRFLIDSSLLKNTSNDIAQFLYKGEGLNKTAIGDYLGERDDFNIEVLHAFLELHEFTDLNLVQALRQFLWSFRLPGEAQKIDRMMEAFALRYCRCNPGVFQSTDTCYVLSFAVIMLNTSLHNPNVKDKPSVQRFTAMNRGINDGGDLPEELLRNLYDSIKNEPFKIPEDDGNDLTHTFFNPDREGWLLKLGGGRVKTWKRRWFILTDNCLYYFEYTTDKEPRGIIPLENLSIREVDDSKKPNCFELFISDHKDQVIKACKTEADGRVVEGNHTFYRISAPTAEEKDEWINSIKAAISKDPFYEMLATRKKKVSSLKGL from the exons aTGCAGAGGAATAAACAGATGGCCATGGGCCGAAAGAAGTTCAACATGGACCCCAAGAAG GGGATTCGCTTCTTGATTGACAGCTCCCTGCTGAAAAACACCAGCAACGACATCGCCCAATTTCTCTACAAGGGTGAGGGGCTTAATAAAACCGCTATCGGCGACTACCTAGGGGAGAG AGATGACTTCAACATTGAGGTTCTGCACGCTTTCCTGGAGTTACACGAGTTCACAGACTTGAACCTGGTTCAGGCTCTCAGGCAGTTCCTGTGGAGCTTCAGGCTGCCGGGTGAGGCTCAGAAGATTGACCGCATGATGGAGGCGTTCGCCCTGCGATACTGTCGCTGTAACCCCGGAGTGTTTCAGAGCACAg ATACCTGTTATGTGTTGTCATTTGCTGTGATCATGTTGAACACCAGCCTACACAACCCTAATGTGAAGGACAAACCCTCCGTTCAGAGATTCACAGCGATGAACAGAGGCATCAATGATGGAGGAGACCTGCCAGAGGAGCTACTCAGG AACCTGTACGACAGCATCAAGAATGAACCCTTTAAGATCCCAGAGGATGATGGAAATGACCTCACACACACCTTCTTTAACCCTGACAGAGAAGGATGGCTGCTGAAACTCGG AGGTGGACGAGTTAAGACCTGGAAGAGACGCTGGTTTATTCTTACAGATAACTGCCTCTACTACTTTGAATACACGACT GATAAAGAACCCAGAGGAATCATTCCACTGGAAAATCTGAGTATCAGAGAAGTTGATGACTCCAAGAAACCG AACTGCTTTGAGCTCTTCATCTCAGACCACAAAGATCAGGTGATCAAAGCATGCAAGACGGAGGCAGACGGACGCGTTGTCGAGGGAAACCACACCTTTTACAGAATCTCCGCCCCGACCGCAGAGGAGAAGGATGAATGGATCAACAGCATCAA AGCCGCCATCAGCAAAGACCCGTTCTACGAGATGCTGGCTACTCGGAAGAAGAAGGTCTCCTCTCTGAAGGGGCTGTAG
- the pgs1 gene encoding CDP-diacylglycerol--glycerol-3-phosphate 3-phosphatidyltransferase, mitochondrial, with product MAAPMSWRRLLYSVYSPAIAGVFSRISDRVFRARDRRRGSSVLLLAPLLAKADPAPRHVSRPTGSAGAQGTDGLCSHFRWMAENVPAFRVPGTHIHILTSPDQFYQTMKARIKTAKRRVVMASLYLGTGQMEQELVDCMEEALQRSQENSDAPDLKVSMLLDYTRGSRGQVNSRTMLLPLLQRFTSQMRVSLYHTPDLRGLLRLLVPQRFNETIGVQHIKVYLFDDSIIISGANLSDSYFSNRQDRYVLLENCSEVADFFSDLVEAVGDVSLQLQPDDSVTMLEGMVHPYKGNRQDFSVAARKRIMEVVNTAHVRQRLLNGSEFSEDEGMSEGEEDTWVFPLVQMKPLGIQVDEQVTQRLLTDAGPDSTVFLTSGYFNLTRAYMQLVLGAGASFRILTASPEVNGFFGAKGVAGAIPAAYIHIARQFYNQVCRLGQQERVHLHEYHRSQWTFHAKGLWYYLQGQDRPCLTLIGSPNFGYRSVHRDLEAQIAIVTENEELQSQLQEEQEMLYQRSTEVSDSTFEQPDRHVKLWVKLVTPLIKNFF from the exons ATGGCGGCTCCCATGTCCTGGAGAAGGCTGCTGTACTCCGTGTACTCACCGGCCATCGCCGGGGTTTTCTCTCGAATATCTGACCGGGTCTTCCGCGCACGAGACAGAAGAAGAGG GTCCTCGGTGCTGCTGCTGGCTCCCCTTCTGGCCAAAGCCGACCCAGCCCCCCGACATGTCTCTAGGCCCACAGGGTCAGCCGGAGCTCAGGGTACAGATGGCCTCTGCAGCCACTTCCGGTGGATGGCAGAGAACGTACCCGCTTTCCGGGTGCCAGGCACCCACATCCACATCCTCACCTCACCTGACCAGTTCTACCAGACTATGAAG GCTCGCATCAAGACTGCAAAGAGGAGGGTGGTGATGGCCTCGTTGTATTTAGGAACAGGTCAGATGGAGCAAGAGCTG gtGGACTGCATGGAGGAAGCTCTACAGCGCTCACAGGAGAACAGTGATGCTCCTGACCTAAAAGTCTCCATGTTGCTGGACTACACTCGCGGCTCTCGAG GGCAGGTTAACTCGAGGACCATGCTGCTGCCGTTGCTGCAGCGCTTCACCTCTCAGATGAGGGTGTCTCTGTACCACACTCCAGACCTGAGGGGCCTGCTGCGGCTGCTGGTCCCTCAGCGCTTCAACGAGACCATCGGAGTCCAGCACATCAAAGTCTACCTGTTTGACGACAGCATTATCATCAGTGG TGCCAACCTGAGCGACTCGTACTTCAGCAACAGACAGGACCGCTACGTGCTGCTGGAGAACTGCAGCGAGGTCGCCGACTTCTTCTCCGACTTGGTGGAAGCCGTGGGGGATGTTTCCCTGCAGCTGCAGCCCGATGACTCGGTCACCATGCTCGAGGGCATGGTGCACCCATAcaaag GCAACAGGCAGGACTTCTCGGTGGCAGCGAGGAAGCGGATCATGGAGGTGGTGAACACAGCGCACGTGAGGCAGCGACTGTTGAACGGGTCGGAGTTCTCTGAGGACGAGGGGATGAGCGAGGGGGAGGAGGACACCTGGGTGTTCCCTCTGGTCCAGATGAAACCTCTGGGGATCCAGGTGGACGAGCAGGTCACACAG CGCCTGCTGACCGACGCCGGGCCAGACTCCACTGTGTTTCTGACGTCGGGTTACTTCAACCTGACCCGGGCGTACATGCAGCTGGTGCTCGGGGCCGGAGCCAGCTTCCGCATCCTCACCGCCTCTCCCGAGGTCAACGGGTTCTTCGGAGCCAAGGGCGTCGCCGGAGCGATCCCTGCCGCCTACATCCACATCGCCAGACAGTTTTACAACCAGGTGTGCCGGCTGGGCCAGCAGGAGAGAGTACACCTGCACGAATACCACAGATCACAGTGGACCTTCCACGCCAAAG GTCTGTGGTATTACCTCCAGGGGCAGGATCGGCCTTGCCTCACTCTAATTGGCTCCCCTAATTTCGGATACCGCTCAGTTCACCGTGACCTGGAGGCCCAAATCGCTATAGTTACAGAGAACGAGGAGCTGCAGAGCCAGCTGCAGGAG GAGCAGGAGATGTTGTACCAGCGGTCCACGGAGGTGTCCGACTCCACGTTTGAGCAGCCGGACCGCCACGTCAAGCTGTGGGTGAAACTAGTCACCCCCCTCATCAAGAATTTCTTCTGA
- the LOC116671747 gene encoding cytohesin-1 isoform X2, whose translation MVLKSEDGVVPDDLSPEERQELESIRRRKQELLQDIQRLKNEIAEVTNEIDSLGITEERKSMQRNKQMAMGRKKFNMDPKKGIRFLIDSSLLKNTSNDIAQFLYKGEGLNKTAIGDYLGERDDFNIEVLHAFLELHEFTDLNLVQALRQFLWSFRLPGEAQKIDRMMEAFALRYCRCNPGVFQSTDTCYVLSFAVIMLNTSLHNPNVKDKPSVQRFTAMNRGINDGGDLPEELLRNLYDSIKNEPFKIPEDDGNDLTHTFFNPDREGWLLKLGGRVKTWKRRWFILTDNCLYYFEYTTDKEPRGIIPLENLSIREVDDSKKPNCFELFISDHKDQVIKACKTEADGRVVEGNHTFYRISAPTAEEKDEWINSIKAAISKDPFYEMLATRKKKVSSLKGL comes from the exons ATGGTCTTAAAGTCGGAAGACGGAGTTG TGCCTGATGACCTCAGTCCAGAGGAGAGACAGGAGCTGGAAAGCATCCGCCGCAGAAAACAAGAGCTACTGCAGGACATACAA AGGCTGAAGAATGAGATAGCAGAGGTGACCAATGAGATTGACAGCCTGGGCATAACTGAAGAGAG aaaaagtaTGCAGAGGAATAAACAGATGGCCATGGGCCGAAAGAAGTTCAACATGGACCCCAAGAAG GGGATTCGCTTCTTGATTGACAGCTCCCTGCTGAAAAACACCAGCAACGACATCGCCCAATTTCTCTACAAGGGTGAGGGGCTTAATAAAACCGCTATCGGCGACTACCTAGGGGAGAG AGATGACTTCAACATTGAGGTTCTGCACGCTTTCCTGGAGTTACACGAGTTCACAGACTTGAACCTGGTTCAGGCTCTCAGGCAGTTCCTGTGGAGCTTCAGGCTGCCGGGTGAGGCTCAGAAGATTGACCGCATGATGGAGGCGTTCGCCCTGCGATACTGTCGCTGTAACCCCGGAGTGTTTCAGAGCACAg ATACCTGTTATGTGTTGTCATTTGCTGTGATCATGTTGAACACCAGCCTACACAACCCTAATGTGAAGGACAAACCCTCCGTTCAGAGATTCACAGCGATGAACAGAGGCATCAATGATGGAGGAGACCTGCCAGAGGAGCTACTCAGG AACCTGTACGACAGCATCAAGAATGAACCCTTTAAGATCCCAGAGGATGATGGAAATGACCTCACACACACCTTCTTTAACCCTGACAGAGAAGGATGGCTGCTGAAACTCG GTGGACGAGTTAAGACCTGGAAGAGACGCTGGTTTATTCTTACAGATAACTGCCTCTACTACTTTGAATACACGACT GATAAAGAACCCAGAGGAATCATTCCACTGGAAAATCTGAGTATCAGAGAAGTTGATGACTCCAAGAAACCG AACTGCTTTGAGCTCTTCATCTCAGACCACAAAGATCAGGTGATCAAAGCATGCAAGACGGAGGCAGACGGACGCGTTGTCGAGGGAAACCACACCTTTTACAGAATCTCCGCCCCGACCGCAGAGGAGAAGGATGAATGGATCAACAGCATCAA AGCCGCCATCAGCAAAGACCCGTTCTACGAGATGCTGGCTACTCGGAAGAAGAAGGTCTCCTCTCTGAAGGGGCTGTAG